One Pullulanibacillus sp. KACC 23026 DNA segment encodes these proteins:
- a CDS encoding ABC transporter permease subunit, with protein sequence MLQRLKRDIWMYVLIAPGVLYFLIFKYLPMWGVLIAFQDYQPFLGFLHSKWVGIANFKEFFISPDFMRLFANTLILSFLNLVLVFPIPVVVALMLNEIRVSLLKRGIQTMVYVPHFISMVVVTSMTYVFFTTGGGYINELVQNVTGHTIPFLTSVHWFRPIIIIQTVWQTTGWSTIIVLAALTGVNPELYEAAVVDGAGRWKQLWHITLPAIRSTIVILLILRLGHFLDNGFEQIYLMSNSLNRSVADVFDTYVYYIGLTNGEFSFATAVGLFKSVISIILVVGANKLAKRFGQEGIY encoded by the coding sequence TTGCTTCAACGGTTAAAAAGAGATATATGGATGTATGTCTTAATAGCTCCAGGGGTACTCTACTTTCTTATTTTTAAGTACTTGCCGATGTGGGGGGTTCTCATTGCTTTTCAGGACTATCAGCCTTTCCTAGGTTTCTTACACAGTAAATGGGTCGGAATCGCCAATTTTAAAGAATTCTTTATCAGCCCTGATTTTATGAGGTTGTTCGCAAACACACTCATTCTTTCCTTTTTGAACTTGGTGCTTGTATTTCCGATACCGGTCGTTGTTGCTTTAATGTTGAATGAGATTAGAGTCTCTCTATTAAAAAGAGGCATTCAGACGATGGTTTATGTCCCTCATTTTATTTCGATGGTTGTCGTTACGAGTATGACTTATGTCTTTTTCACAACTGGGGGAGGTTACATTAATGAATTAGTACAAAATGTAACCGGTCACACGATACCGTTTTTAACAAGTGTTCATTGGTTCAGGCCTATAATTATCATTCAAACCGTGTGGCAAACAACGGGATGGAGTACCATTATTGTTTTGGCGGCCTTAACGGGTGTCAATCCAGAATTATATGAAGCAGCTGTAGTAGATGGGGCTGGCAGATGGAAACAGTTATGGCATATTACACTTCCCGCTATTCGCAGCACCATCGTCATTTTGTTGATTCTTCGCTTAGGCCATTTCTTGGATAACGGCTTTGAACAGATCTATCTCATGAGTAACTCTTTGAACCGATCTGTCGCAGATGTGTTTGATACTTATGTCTATTATATAGGTTTGACGAATGGCGAGTTCAGTTTTGCTACAGCGGTCGGTCTATTTAAATCAGTTATCTCAATTATTCTCGTCGTGGGAGCAAACAAATTAGCTAAAAGGTTTGGTCAAGAAGGAATCTATTAA
- a CDS encoding carbohydrate ABC transporter permease, whose amino-acid sequence MRKWNTPGGVIFDSFNYIILIAFALCTVLPFIYIIAGSFSTDQELQTRAFFLIPKTFSLDAYKYIFSNGALIKSIGVSIYITVVGTIVNLFFTMTMAYPLSRKTLWGRNRILGLVIFSMLFSGGMIPTYMVVKDLGLLNSYWSLMLPGAISAFNLIIVKNFFQELPQELEDAAKIDGCNEIGILWRIYLPLSKPIIATFALFYAVGHWNDFMGPLLYINDPQKWPLQVILRQVVELSQAATVSDTNRLDPNFVTPPAQTVKMATIAVGTIPILIVYPFLQKYFTKGVLLGSVKS is encoded by the coding sequence ATGCGCAAATGGAATACGCCAGGCGGTGTCATTTTTGATAGTTTTAATTACATTATTTTAATAGCGTTTGCATTGTGTACAGTACTGCCATTTATCTACATCATTGCAGGCTCCTTCTCAACCGATCAGGAGCTTCAAACAAGAGCTTTCTTTCTTATTCCGAAGACATTCTCATTAGATGCCTACAAATATATTTTCTCAAACGGGGCTTTAATTAAAAGTATTGGCGTTTCGATTTATATTACCGTTGTTGGAACGATTGTTAATCTATTTTTCACCATGACGATGGCTTATCCACTGTCAAGAAAGACGTTATGGGGAAGAAATCGCATTTTAGGTCTAGTCATTTTTTCGATGCTTTTTAGTGGTGGAATGATCCCAACTTACATGGTCGTAAAGGATTTAGGTTTGCTAAATTCTTACTGGTCTCTCATGCTTCCAGGGGCGATCAGCGCGTTTAACTTAATTATTGTGAAGAACTTCTTTCAAGAGTTGCCACAGGAATTGGAAGATGCGGCAAAGATTGATGGTTGTAATGAGATTGGAATTTTATGGAGAATCTATTTACCTCTTTCAAAACCGATCATTGCGACTTTTGCTCTGTTTTATGCGGTTGGGCATTGGAATGACTTCATGGGACCTTTGCTTTACATAAATGATCCGCAAAAATGGCCATTGCAAGTTATTTTGCGGCAGGTTGTTGAGCTCTCTCAAGCCGCAACAGTCAGTGACACAAACCGATTGGATCCTAACTTTGTCACACCGCCTGCTCAGACCGTAAAAATGGCAACGATTGCAGTTGGAACGATCCCAATTCTCATTGTCTATCCATTCTTACAAAAGTACTTCACCAAGGGGGTGCTGCTAGGATCAGTTAAGAGCTAA